Proteins from a genomic interval of Streptomyces sp. SID8374:
- a CDS encoding GAF domain-containing protein gives MTSFATGRMLLTPADRDGPARAERLRRLDLGERADASFDSFDAFADKVAEVTASPFSMVNFIDENRQFFAGLHTPAGNRGGQELGAVAAGSSRSARYMARDHGYCPHVVVRRKALVLDDVCDYPRFAGNPVVDDIGVRSYLGAPLIDRTGIALGTVCAVDTVPRPWGRAGLDTIKSLAQELVQQIDHREGYRHP, from the coding sequence GTGACGTCCTTCGCCACCGGCCGGATGCTGCTCACCCCCGCCGACCGGGACGGCCCGGCCCGCGCGGAGCGGCTGCGGAGGCTGGATCTCGGTGAACGGGCCGACGCCTCGTTCGACAGCTTCGACGCCTTCGCCGACAAGGTGGCCGAAGTGACCGCATCGCCCTTCTCGATGGTCAACTTCATCGACGAGAACCGGCAGTTCTTCGCGGGGCTGCACACCCCGGCGGGCAACCGGGGCGGGCAGGAGCTCGGTGCGGTCGCGGCGGGCAGCAGTCGCAGCGCCCGCTACATGGCCCGGGACCACGGCTACTGCCCGCACGTCGTCGTGCGGCGCAAGGCGCTCGTCCTGGACGACGTCTGCGACTACCCCCGGTTCGCCGGAAATCCGGTCGTCGACGACATAGGCGTGCGCTCCTACCTCGGAGCCCCGCTCATCGACCGCACGGGCATCGCGCTGGGGACGGTCTGCGCCGTCGACACCGTGCCGCGCCCCTGGGGCCGGGCCGGCCTGGACACCATCAAGTCCCTCGCCCAGGAGCTCGTCCAGCAGATCGACCACCGGGAGGGCTACCGTCACCCCTGA
- a CDS encoding LacI family DNA-binding transcriptional regulator encodes MTLDAVAREAGVSLATASRALNGTTRVRDDLRSRVHAAADLLGYIPNAHAQALASSEGNRTVGLICHDVSDPYFAGIASGVMRAAAEQDLLVMLASTFREPAREIAYVSMLRAQRARAILLIGSGFQDRAWERAMDAELDPYVRAGGRVAVVSRHRSLRVDTVQPENRAGAAELAKALVALGHREFAVLTGPPELTTVADRLAGFREGLAGAGIVLDRVVRGAFTREGGHLAAQRLLASGGPRPTCVFAVTDVMAVGALAALREAGVRVPEDMSLAGFDDIPVVRELSPPLTTVALPLTEMGERVMALALRTPSGAGRSRVVRIDGEVVLRGSTAAPPGS; translated from the coding sequence GTGACCCTCGACGCCGTGGCCCGCGAGGCGGGCGTCTCCCTGGCCACCGCGTCCCGGGCGCTGAACGGCACCACCCGGGTCCGCGACGATCTGCGCAGCCGGGTCCACGCCGCGGCCGATCTCCTCGGCTACATCCCCAACGCCCATGCCCAGGCCCTCGCCAGCTCCGAGGGCAACCGTACGGTGGGGCTGATCTGCCACGACGTCAGCGACCCCTACTTCGCGGGCATCGCCAGCGGGGTGATGCGGGCGGCGGCGGAACAGGACCTGCTGGTGATGCTCGCCTCCACCTTCCGTGAGCCGGCCCGGGAGATCGCGTACGTCTCGATGCTGCGGGCCCAGCGGGCGCGGGCCATCCTGCTGATCGGCTCCGGGTTCCAGGACCGGGCCTGGGAGCGGGCGATGGACGCGGAGCTGGACCCGTACGTGCGCGCCGGCGGCCGGGTCGCGGTGGTCAGCCGGCACCGGTCGCTGCGGGTGGACACCGTGCAGCCGGAGAACCGGGCCGGGGCGGCGGAGCTGGCGAAGGCCTTGGTGGCGCTCGGGCACCGGGAGTTCGCCGTGCTGACCGGGCCGCCCGAACTGACCACGGTGGCCGACCGGTTGGCCGGATTCCGTGAGGGTCTCGCCGGGGCGGGCATCGTCCTCGACCGGGTGGTGCGGGGGGCGTTCACCCGGGAGGGCGGTCATCTGGCGGCGCAGCGGTTACTGGCGTCCGGCGGCCCCCGGCCCACCTGTGTCTTCGCGGTGACCGATGTGATGGCGGTCGGGGCGCTGGCCGCGCTGCGCGAGGCGGGGGTGCGGGTGCCGGAGGACATGTCGCTGGCGGGGTTCGACGACATCCCCGTCGTACGGGAGTTGTCGCCGCCGCTGACCACGGTGGCGCTGCCGCTCACCGAGATGGGCGAGCGCGTGATGGCGCTGGCCCTGCGCACACCGTCGGGGGCGGGGAGGTCGCGGGTGGTGCGGATCGACGGGGAGGTGGTGCTGCGGGGCAGTACGGCTGCTCCGCCCGGGAGTTGA
- a CDS encoding ABC transporter permease, translated as MSESALAKRPAEPAGVARRAGPTAGERLARAAEQSWRPVALLLACFALWWVIAAAELVEPYLVPSPGATLDVLTGKAGYLWEHSWVTTYETLLGFVIAVAVGVFAAVVMVYSSTVERTLYPILLFAQVVPKIAIAPLFVVWLGFGIAPKILIAVLIAFFPVVISMVTGLKAVDPEMLQLSATMGAKPWQTFLKIRFPASLPHLFSGLKVAVTLAVTGAVVGEFVGANEGLGFVILQANGNLDTPMLFAGLLVMSLIGVVLFVVVEIAEKLLLPWHASRRETSATTTY; from the coding sequence GTGAGTGAGAGCGCGTTGGCCAAGAGGCCCGCAGAGCCGGCGGGGGTCGCCCGCCGGGCCGGCCCCACGGCGGGGGAGCGGCTGGCCCGGGCCGCGGAACAGAGCTGGCGGCCCGTGGCGCTGCTGCTGGCCTGCTTCGCGCTCTGGTGGGTGATCGCGGCGGCCGAGCTGGTGGAGCCGTATCTCGTACCGTCGCCCGGCGCGACCCTCGACGTCCTTACGGGCAAGGCGGGTTACCTCTGGGAGCACAGCTGGGTGACGACGTACGAGACGCTCCTCGGCTTCGTCATCGCGGTCGCCGTCGGGGTGTTCGCGGCGGTGGTGATGGTGTACTCCTCCACCGTGGAGCGCACGCTCTACCCCATCCTCCTCTTCGCCCAGGTGGTGCCGAAGATCGCCATCGCCCCGCTCTTCGTGGTGTGGCTCGGCTTCGGCATCGCGCCCAAGATCCTCATCGCCGTCCTCATCGCCTTCTTCCCGGTGGTGATCTCGATGGTCACCGGGCTCAAGGCCGTCGACCCGGAGATGCTCCAACTCTCCGCCACGATGGGCGCGAAGCCCTGGCAGACCTTCCTGAAGATCCGCTTCCCGGCCTCGCTCCCGCACCTGTTCTCGGGCCTCAAGGTCGCCGTCACCCTCGCCGTGACCGGTGCCGTGGTGGGCGAGTTCGTCGGGGCGAACGAAGGCCTGGGCTTCGTCATCCTCCAGGCCAACGGCAACCTCGACACCCCGATGCTCTTCGCCGGACTGCTGGTGATGTCGCTGATCGGCGTCGTGCTCTTCGTCGTCGTCGAGATCGCCGAGAAGCTGCTGCTGCCGTGGCACGCCAGCCGCCGGGAGACCTCGGCGACCACCACGTACTGA
- a CDS encoding ABC transporter substrate-binding protein, with amino-acid sequence MHARRLLIGAVPLVLVATACGGNDASTTTSDSGKKLDRVTLTLNWYPYGEHAPFYYGKQQKIFEKHGIDLDVRAGQGSQKTVQATAAGQTDFGWADTPALLAGVDQGVKVKSLGVFLQTTPASVQSFDAKGIDAPGDLKGRTIAGTAGDALSKTFPIFLKKNGIGESDVKVQNTDPAGKIAAVISGKTDGLLGYASDQGPTMQDKAKKPVSYLRFSEHGLNFYSNGLLAGQKILTAKPELAERMVRAVSEAWAAAAKEPGPAIEAMEGASEQLPPKTVLSEQFATTLTLLHTEATEGKAPGVNTEADWQQTIDVFAEAGMVASPKAVADYWDTKTALKG; translated from the coding sequence ATGCACGCGCGCAGACTCCTGATCGGTGCCGTACCCCTCGTCCTGGTGGCGACCGCCTGCGGCGGCAACGATGCGTCGACCACCACCAGCGACTCCGGAAAGAAGCTGGACCGGGTCACGCTGACGCTCAACTGGTATCCGTACGGCGAACACGCCCCGTTCTACTACGGAAAGCAGCAGAAGATCTTCGAGAAGCACGGCATCGACCTGGACGTCCGGGCGGGCCAGGGCTCGCAGAAGACCGTCCAGGCGACCGCCGCCGGGCAGACCGACTTCGGCTGGGCGGACACCCCGGCGCTGCTCGCGGGGGTGGACCAGGGCGTCAAGGTCAAGAGCCTCGGTGTCTTCCTCCAGACCACGCCCGCCTCCGTGCAGTCCTTCGACGCGAAGGGCATCGACGCGCCCGGCGACCTCAAGGGCCGCACGATCGCCGGGACCGCCGGGGACGCGCTCTCCAAGACCTTCCCGATCTTCCTGAAGAAGAACGGCATCGGCGAGTCCGACGTCAAGGTCCAGAACACCGACCCGGCGGGCAAGATCGCCGCCGTGATCTCCGGGAAGACCGACGGGCTGCTCGGTTACGCCAGTGACCAGGGGCCCACCATGCAGGACAAGGCCAAGAAGCCGGTCTCGTACCTCCGGTTCTCCGAACACGGCCTGAACTTCTACTCCAACGGGCTCCTCGCCGGGCAGAAGATCCTCACCGCCAAGCCGGAGCTGGCCGAGCGCATGGTGCGGGCGGTCAGCGAGGCGTGGGCGGCAGCGGCGAAGGAGCCGGGGCCGGCGATCGAGGCGATGGAGGGCGCGTCCGAACAACTGCCGCCGAAGACCGTCCTGTCGGAGCAGTTCGCCACGACGCTCACCCTGCTGCACACGGAGGCCACCGAGGGCAAGGCACCCGGCGTCAACACCGAGGCCGACTGGCAGCAGACGATCGATGTGTTCGCCGAGGCGGGCATGGTGGCCTCGCCGAAGGCCGTGGCCGACTACTGGGACACGAAGACGGCGTTGAAGGGATGA
- a CDS encoding ABC transporter ATP-binding protein: protein MSKEQTTTVPLPSKGVGAAAVQLADVAVRFRSKKRDVTALSEVSLDVAPGEFVAIVGPSGCGKSTLLKLVAGLLTASSGEVLLGGERVDGPRHDIGYVFQRAALLEWRSALRNILLQAEIRRMPAAQARGRADELIRMTGLTGFEDAYPHELSGGMQQRVALCRALLHEPPVLLMDEPFGALDALTREQMNTELNRIWRSTGTTVLLVTHSISEAVYLADRVVVMSPRPGTITEIIEVGLPAERDYSETLGRPEFRAAAAHIRDLLGAVSAQD, encoded by the coding sequence ATGTCGAAGGAGCAGACGACCACAGTGCCCTTGCCGTCCAAGGGTGTTGGTGCTGCGGCGGTCCAACTGGCTGACGTGGCCGTCCGGTTCCGCAGCAAGAAGCGCGATGTCACGGCGCTCAGCGAGGTCTCGCTGGATGTGGCGCCGGGCGAGTTCGTCGCCATCGTCGGCCCGTCGGGGTGCGGCAAGTCCACGCTGCTGAAGCTGGTCGCCGGGCTGCTCACGGCCTCCTCGGGCGAGGTCCTGCTCGGTGGCGAGCGGGTCGACGGGCCGCGCCACGACATCGGTTACGTCTTCCAGCGCGCGGCCCTGCTGGAGTGGCGCTCCGCGCTGCGCAACATCCTGCTCCAGGCCGAGATCCGCCGGATGCCGGCGGCACAAGCGCGCGGACGTGCCGACGAGCTGATCCGGATGACGGGGCTGACCGGGTTCGAGGACGCCTACCCGCACGAGCTCTCCGGCGGGATGCAGCAACGGGTCGCGCTCTGCCGGGCGTTGCTCCACGAACCGCCCGTCCTGCTGATGGACGAGCCGTTCGGCGCGCTGGACGCCCTGACCCGCGAGCAGATGAACACCGAGCTGAACCGGATCTGGCGGTCCACCGGCACCACGGTGCTGCTGGTCACCCACTCGATCTCGGAGGCCGTCTATCTGGCCGACCGGGTGGTGGTGATGAGCCCGCGTCCCGGCACCATCACGGAGATCATCGAGGTGGGGCTGCCCGCCGAGCGCGACTACAGCGAGACGCTGGGCCGCCCGGAGTTCCGCGCGGCCGCGGCCCACATCCGGGACCTGCTGGGGGCGGTGTCGGCGCAGGACTGA
- a CDS encoding TetR/AcrR family transcriptional regulator, which yields MDRAQQGPRARYREQTRAEIKDVALRQLAEGGGTALALTRIAKEMGLSGPALYRYFTSRDDLLNALIRDAYDDAAAAMARAAVRSAKGSRGVRGRLHDLAEAYRAWAIAEPHRYLLIQGAPVPGYVAPADTLERARAVLGPFLPLFATGNPGPAVASTVDEMTAWLAADGTVGAWVARYAPEAAGAPAGEPRAASALAGAVLAWTQLHGSVSLEVAGQFAGMAHRGGTLLGAHMEMLADAFGLE from the coding sequence ATGGACCGGGCCCAGCAGGGGCCGCGCGCCCGGTACCGGGAGCAGACCCGCGCGGAGATCAAGGACGTGGCGCTGCGGCAGCTCGCCGAAGGCGGCGGCACCGCCCTCGCGCTGACGCGGATCGCCAAGGAGATGGGCCTCTCCGGCCCCGCCCTCTACCGCTACTTCACCAGCCGCGACGATCTGCTCAACGCCCTGATCAGGGACGCGTACGACGATGCGGCGGCCGCGATGGCCCGGGCCGCGGTCCGCTCGGCCAAGGGCTCTCGGGGCGTACGCGGTCGGCTGCACGACCTGGCCGAGGCGTACCGCGCCTGGGCGATCGCCGAGCCCCACCGCTATCTGCTGATCCAGGGCGCCCCCGTGCCCGGCTATGTGGCCCCGGCCGACACATTGGAGCGGGCCCGCGCGGTGCTGGGCCCGTTCCTGCCGCTCTTCGCCACCGGGAACCCCGGACCCGCGGTGGCGTCCACGGTGGACGAGATGACCGCCTGGCTCGCGGCGGACGGCACGGTGGGGGCGTGGGTGGCCCGGTACGCACCGGAGGCGGCGGGCGCTCCGGCCGGGGAGCCCCGCGCGGCCTCGGCGCTGGCGGGCGCGGTGCTGGCCTGGACCCAGCTGCACGGCTCGGTGAGCCTGGAGGTGGCCGGTCAGTTCGCCGGGATGGCGCACCGGGGCGGCACGCTGCTGGGCGCCCACATGGAGATGCTGGCGGACGCGTTCGGGCTGGAGTGA
- a CDS encoding NAD-dependent epimerase/dehydratase family protein: MTTAPALHTVLGSGPAGTALATELVRRGHPVRLVDRSGGGPEIEGVQRYAADVATAEGARAAVAGAAVVYHCVNVGYHLQVEVMPKIQEAVLGAAEREGARLVVLDTLYPYGETHGAVMTEESPWNATTRKGRMRADLDARYLAAHREGRLSVVLGRSADFVGPGVLNSTLGGAVFPAALTGQPVPALGDIDLPHSYTYIEDVATGLATLGERPEGDGRVWHLPTAPARTTRQILALVEERTGRPLELTVIPEPRPFGPFDETFMAEYAEMFYQHTEAQILDSSAIEKAFGLTPTPLEEAVGATLAWYGELLTAQR, from the coding sequence ATGACCACCGCACCCGCTCTCCACACCGTCCTCGGCTCCGGACCCGCCGGTACGGCCCTGGCCACGGAGCTGGTCCGCCGGGGCCACCCGGTCCGGCTCGTCGACCGGTCGGGCGGCGGACCGGAGATCGAGGGCGTCCAGCGGTACGCCGCCGATGTCGCCACCGCCGAGGGGGCCCGGGCGGCCGTGGCCGGAGCCGCCGTCGTGTACCACTGCGTCAACGTCGGCTACCACCTCCAGGTGGAGGTCATGCCGAAGATCCAGGAGGCGGTGCTCGGCGCGGCCGAGCGGGAGGGCGCCCGGCTCGTCGTCCTGGACACGCTCTACCCGTACGGCGAGACGCACGGCGCGGTGATGACCGAGGAGTCGCCGTGGAACGCGACCACCCGCAAGGGCCGGATGCGCGCCGACCTCGACGCCCGCTACCTCGCCGCCCACCGCGAGGGCCGGCTCTCCGTCGTCCTCGGCCGCTCCGCCGACTTCGTCGGGCCCGGGGTCCTCAACTCCACGCTCGGCGGCGCCGTCTTCCCCGCCGCCCTCACCGGGCAGCCGGTGCCCGCTCTCGGCGACATCGACCTGCCGCACAGCTACACGTACATCGAGGATGTCGCCACCGGCCTCGCCACCCTCGGGGAGCGCCCGGAGGGCGACGGCCGGGTCTGGCACCTGCCCACCGCCCCGGCGCGCACCACCCGCCAGATCCTCGCCCTCGTCGAGGAGCGCACCGGCCGCCCGCTGGAGCTGACCGTGATCCCCGAGCCCCGCCCTTTCGGCCCCTTCGACGAAACCTTCATGGCGGAGTACGCGGAGATGTTCTACCAGCACACCGAGGCGCAGATCCTCGACTCCTCGGCCATCGAGAAGGCCTTCGGACTCACCCCCACCCCGCTGGAGGAGGCAGTCGGTGCCACCCTCGCCTGGTACGGCGAACTCCTCACCGCGCAGCGCTGA
- a CDS encoding sugar phosphate isomerase/epimerase produces MHLYTMRTPLAADFAGTLEQLAEIGYATVGVSGRHGNSPAAIRQMLDRVRLKAVLEHVGYDIVTGSGLPQALEDVHTLGGRWIVVPSLPGSLHSPAGYREVARQFNRAGLAARESGLKLLYHNHGGDHEVVDGVSLYDILLAETDPELVGFELDVYWAAKGGSSAPGELFVRHPGRFPALHVKDMAPNGDFADVGSGVLDFPDMFHTARQGGVRQWLVEHDAPADPFASARTSYRYLSRLRY; encoded by the coding sequence ATGCACCTGTACACGATGCGGACACCGCTCGCGGCGGACTTCGCGGGGACGCTGGAGCAGCTCGCCGAGATCGGGTACGCCACGGTCGGGGTCAGCGGCCGCCACGGCAACTCCCCAGCCGCGATACGGCAGATGCTGGACAGAGTGCGACTCAAGGCCGTCCTGGAACACGTCGGCTACGACATCGTGACCGGCTCCGGACTCCCGCAGGCCCTGGAGGACGTCCACACCCTCGGCGGCAGGTGGATCGTGGTGCCGAGCCTGCCGGGGTCCCTGCACTCCCCGGCCGGATACCGGGAAGTGGCACGGCAGTTCAACCGGGCGGGGCTCGCCGCCCGGGAGTCCGGGCTGAAGCTGCTCTACCACAACCACGGCGGCGACCATGAAGTGGTGGACGGGGTCAGCCTGTACGACATCCTCCTCGCCGAGACCGATCCTGAGCTGGTCGGCTTCGAGCTGGATGTGTACTGGGCCGCCAAGGGGGGCTCCTCCGCCCCCGGCGAGCTGTTCGTCCGGCATCCCGGGCGGTTCCCGGCGCTCCATGTGAAGGACATGGCACCGAACGGGGACTTCGCGGACGTCGGGTCGGGGGTGCTGGACTTCCCCGATATGTTCCACACCGCGCGGCAGGGCGGGGTGCGGCAGTGGCTGGTGGAGCATGACGCCCCGGCGGACCCGTTCGCCTCGGCCCGGACCAGTTATCGGTATCTGTCGAGGCTGCGCTACTGA
- a CDS encoding ThuA domain-containing protein — translation MKRPSLRRAGRVGRSPGAPSPLVAVTSLLALVLALLVAAPPEARAAAPYRVLVYSEVTNFAHDSIPAGIEAVEKLGAEHGFEVEATEDSAVFNDTDLGRFQAVVFNNTNSTPEKGDLLTADERAAFQRFIRAGGGWVGVHAASASERDWDWYEGLVGAIFDQHPEVQTGRVKVLDRAHPSTEHLPDLWERTEEWYNWRSNPTSKVHTLAQIKVRDGVTGLDEGVDHPWSWCQNYDGGRSWFTAGGHDKAAFQEEAFVQHLLGGIQWAAGAAEGDCTATRTGSFQRTALATSDLADPFELAIAPDRRVFFAQRTGKLKVIDQETMKVSTALDFAYTPEMTSQSDGLLGLALDPGFAENNWLYLLHSDKVEKRLNLSRFTVDGNTVDPASEKRLLTVPTLRGEGRANSHMAGSLAFDKDGNLYAATGDNTDPFASDGFTPIDETEGRRAWDAQMTAGNTNDLRGKILRITPQDDGTYTVPEGNLFAPGTEKTRAEIYAMGMRNPFRITTDPLSGALMVADYGPDAREAVADRGPEGTVEFTRITEAGNFGWPYCIGNNTPFNDYDFAAKKSGPKFDCAALVNDSPNNTGLRELPPAQPATVWYAYSASAEFPELGTGGGGPMAGPVYAYDPNNTYRTKFPAYFEGKAFNYELTRQWFKTFSFQSEDQSFTDPRFDPVQAGDLHSINGIFEDMEWNQPFDADFGPDGALYVIDFGLGSGTGRGGGNEGAGIYRIDYVGDGRLPDARLSVDRDSGPAPLTVEFSSEGSGLPGDQPVTYAWDFDGDGTTDSTEANPSHTYTAKGLHTARLTVTGPDELTALAVQDITVGNTRPEVTIQQPPDGGTFSFGDTIPFTVEVTDEEDGQSGPIDCSRVVVQSQLGHDTHLHPLDNYTGCTGEIVTDAGDSHGPGQNLYYGITAQYEDKGAPDAPALTGSTSLTLRTSYREAEHFTATGGRNGGAEVGSRADASGGKRLIEIEDGDWVTFDPVHLKGVDSVTVGASSGGLGGTVEFRAGSPTGELLGSVTVPNTGGWERLVSPTTELKDPGSTTTLYAVFTNPEWSADKADLLSVDWLHFNGPGVEKAGGTEVAVKAEPASGTAPLTVALSSTVAPAEGRTITSYHWDFGDNVKAAGPEGATATHRYERKGAYTAHLTVTDDKGDTTTGAVRIDVK, via the coding sequence ATGAAACGCCCTTCGTTACGCCGGGCCGGCCGCGTCGGCCGTTCCCCCGGCGCCCCGTCCCCCCTCGTCGCCGTCACCTCGCTTTTGGCGCTGGTCCTGGCTCTGCTGGTGGCGGCGCCGCCGGAGGCGCGGGCGGCGGCCCCGTACCGGGTGCTCGTCTACTCCGAGGTCACGAACTTCGCCCATGACTCCATTCCGGCCGGGATCGAGGCGGTGGAGAAGCTCGGGGCCGAGCACGGCTTCGAGGTGGAGGCGACCGAGGACTCCGCCGTCTTCAACGACACCGATCTCGGCCGCTTCCAGGCCGTCGTCTTCAACAACACCAACTCCACGCCGGAGAAGGGTGACTTGCTGACCGCCGACGAACGCGCCGCGTTCCAGCGGTTCATCCGCGCGGGCGGCGGCTGGGTGGGCGTGCACGCCGCGTCCGCCAGTGAGCGGGACTGGGACTGGTACGAGGGCCTGGTCGGCGCGATCTTCGACCAGCACCCCGAGGTCCAGACGGGCCGGGTCAAGGTCCTGGACCGCGCCCACCCCTCCACCGAGCATCTGCCGGACCTCTGGGAGCGGACGGAGGAGTGGTACAACTGGCGCTCCAATCCGACCTCCAAGGTGCACACGCTCGCCCAGATCAAGGTGCGCGACGGGGTCACCGGCCTCGACGAGGGCGTGGACCACCCGTGGTCCTGGTGCCAGAACTACGACGGCGGGCGTTCCTGGTTCACCGCGGGCGGGCACGACAAGGCGGCCTTCCAGGAGGAGGCCTTCGTCCAGCACCTCCTCGGCGGCATCCAGTGGGCGGCGGGCGCGGCGGAGGGCGACTGCACCGCGACCCGTACCGGTTCGTTCCAGCGTACGGCGCTCGCGACGAGCGATCTGGCGGACCCGTTCGAGCTGGCGATCGCCCCCGACCGGCGGGTCTTCTTCGCCCAGCGGACCGGGAAGCTGAAGGTGATCGACCAGGAGACGATGAAGGTGTCGACCGCGCTGGACTTCGCGTACACGCCGGAGATGACCAGCCAGTCCGACGGCCTGCTGGGGCTGGCCCTGGACCCGGGGTTCGCGGAGAACAACTGGCTCTATCTGCTCCACTCCGACAAGGTCGAGAAACGGCTGAACCTGTCGCGCTTCACCGTGGACGGCAACACCGTCGACCCGGCTTCCGAGAAGCGGCTGCTGACCGTTCCGACGCTGCGCGGCGAGGGGCGGGCCAACTCGCACATGGCCGGTTCGCTCGCCTTCGACAAGGACGGCAACCTGTACGCGGCGACCGGCGACAACACCGACCCGTTCGCCTCGGACGGCTTCACCCCCATCGACGAGACCGAGGGGCGGCGCGCCTGGGACGCGCAGATGACCGCGGGCAACACGAACGACCTGCGGGGAAAGATCCTGCGGATCACGCCGCAGGACGACGGGACGTACACCGTTCCGGAGGGGAACCTCTTCGCCCCGGGAACGGAGAAGACGCGTGCGGAGATCTACGCGATGGGGATGCGCAACCCGTTCCGGATCACCACCGATCCGCTCAGCGGGGCGCTGATGGTCGCGGACTACGGTCCGGACGCGCGGGAGGCGGTGGCGGACCGGGGGCCCGAGGGGACCGTCGAGTTCACCCGTATCACCGAGGCGGGGAACTTCGGGTGGCCGTACTGCATCGGGAACAACACCCCTTTCAACGACTACGACTTCGCGGCGAAGAAGTCCGGCCCGAAGTTCGACTGCGCCGCACTGGTCAACGACTCGCCGAACAACACCGGGCTGCGTGAACTGCCGCCCGCCCAGCCCGCCACGGTCTGGTACGCGTACTCCGCCTCGGCCGAGTTCCCGGAGCTGGGCACCGGGGGCGGCGGGCCGATGGCCGGTCCGGTCTACGCCTACGACCCGAACAACACCTACCGGACCAAGTTCCCGGCCTACTTCGAAGGGAAGGCGTTCAACTACGAGTTGACCCGGCAGTGGTTCAAGACGTTCTCGTTCCAGAGCGAGGACCAGAGCTTCACCGACCCCCGGTTCGACCCGGTGCAGGCTGGTGACCTCCACTCCATCAACGGCATCTTCGAGGACATGGAGTGGAACCAGCCCTTCGACGCGGACTTCGGTCCCGACGGGGCGCTGTACGTCATCGACTTCGGGCTCGGCAGCGGGACCGGGCGGGGCGGCGGCAACGAGGGTGCGGGCATCTACCGGATCGACTACGTGGGTGACGGCCGGCTGCCCGACGCCAGGCTCTCCGTCGACCGGGACAGCGGCCCGGCCCCGCTCACGGTGGAGTTCTCCAGCGAGGGATCAGGGCTGCCCGGCGACCAACCGGTCACCTATGCCTGGGACTTCGACGGGGACGGCACCACGGACTCGACCGAGGCCAACCCTTCGCACACGTACACCGCCAAGGGGCTCCACACGGCCCGCCTCACCGTCACGGGACCCGACGAGCTGACGGCACTGGCGGTACAGGACATCACCGTGGGCAACACCCGGCCCGAGGTGACCATCCAACAGCCGCCGGACGGCGGGACGTTCAGCTTCGGCGACACCATCCCCTTCACGGTCGAGGTGACCGACGAGGAGGACGGGCAGAGCGGTCCGATCGACTGCTCGCGGGTCGTGGTGCAGTCGCAGCTCGGCCATGACACCCATCTGCATCCGCTGGACAACTACACCGGCTGCACAGGGGAGATCGTCACGGACGCGGGCGACAGCCACGGTCCGGGACAGAACCTCTACTACGGGATCACCGCCCAGTACGAGGACAAGGGCGCCCCGGACGCCCCCGCGCTGACCGGTTCCACCTCACTGACCCTGCGCACCTCCTACCGCGAGGCCGAGCACTTCACCGCGACAGGTGGCCGCAACGGCGGTGCGGAGGTGGGTAGTCGGGCCGACGCTTCGGGCGGGAAGCGGCTGATCGAGATCGAGGACGGCGACTGGGTCACCTTCGATCCGGTGCACCTGAAGGGGGTCGACTCCGTGACGGTCGGGGCGTCGTCGGGCGGGCTCGGCGGCACGGTGGAGTTCCGGGCCGGCTCCCCCACCGGCGAGCTGCTCGGTTCGGTGACCGTTCCGAACACCGGCGGCTGGGAGAGGCTGGTCTCACCGACGACGGAGCTGAAGGACCCCGGCTCCACGACCACGCTGTACGCGGTCTTCACCAACCCGGAGTGGAGCGCCGACAAGGCCGACCTGCTCTCGGTCGACTGGCTGCACTTCAACGGGCCGGGCGTGGAGAAGGCGGGCGGTACGGAGGTGGCGGTGAAGGCCGAACCGGCTTCCGGTACAGCCCCGTTGACCGTGGCGCTGAGCAGCACGGTCGCACCGGCGGAAGGCCGGACGATCACCTCGTACCACTGGGACTTCGGCGACAACGTGAAGGCGGCCGGGCCCGAAGGTGCGACAGCGACCCACCGTTACGAGCGCAAGGGCGCCTACACCGCGCATCTGACGGTCACCGACGACAAGGGCGACACGACCACCGGTGCCGTGCGCATCGACGTGAAGTGA
- a CDS encoding MmcQ/YjbR family DNA-binding protein, protein MTARSKAPLTAADVRSAALSLPDTAEKLAWGRPTFRVAGKIFASLGDDDTAMGVKCPKEDRDELIATEPEKFFLKEGHDDNYAWLRVRLAALEDAGELAAILTDAWRQVAPRRLLAAHPELEGPGEG, encoded by the coding sequence ATGACCGCCAGGAGCAAGGCCCCCCTCACCGCAGCCGACGTCCGCTCGGCCGCGCTGTCCCTGCCCGACACCGCCGAGAAGCTCGCGTGGGGCCGGCCCACGTTCCGGGTGGCGGGCAAGATCTTCGCCTCGCTGGGCGACGACGACACGGCGATGGGGGTGAAGTGCCCCAAGGAGGACCGGGACGAGCTGATCGCCACCGAGCCCGAGAAGTTCTTCCTCAAGGAGGGCCACGACGACAACTACGCCTGGCTCCGGGTCCGGCTGGCCGCCCTGGAGGACGCGGGGGAGCTCGCCGCCATCCTCACGGACGCCTGGCGCCAGGTCGCCCCACGCCGGCTGCTGGCCGCGCATCCGGAGCTGGAGGGGCCGGGCGAGGGGTGA